In a single window of the Bacillus mycoides genome:
- the flhF gene encoding flagellar biosynthesis protein FlhF → MESTEKKEALMRIKAASKNELYRKLFDQYGTDYYYVVDESVKRNIPFFWKKNYEMLVAFPEDKQAENSEGTTQFHEQLMDVVGEPSEEIVKVNGIQSVLHNLENVTTSMSYAAMQTGNSEEWARKKEKLLQLFEKGIVVVKRTEETKVAKKQPVVKQAISVKKEEVVIKKEKQESVPFIIQKVIRMLEQNDVEQYFIHAYAEKLKVKFENATMITEEEVIGYILEDMRSHFNTENVFEKEVQTIALIGPTGVGKTTTLAKMAWQFHAKRKTVGFITTDHSRIGTVQQLQDYVKTIGSEVIAVRDEAAMTRALSYFKEEARVDYILIDTAGKNYRTSETVEEMIETMGQVEPDYICLTLSASMKSKDMIEIITNFKDIHIDGIVFTKFDETASSGELLKIPAVSSAPIVLMTDGQDVKQHIHIATAEHLAKQMLQTS, encoded by the coding sequence ATGGAAAGTACAGAAAAAAAAGAAGCATTAATGCGAATAAAAGCAGCTTCGAAAAATGAATTGTATCGAAAATTATTTGACCAATATGGTACAGATTATTACTACGTTGTCGATGAAAGTGTAAAACGAAATATCCCGTTTTTTTGGAAAAAAAATTATGAAATGTTAGTCGCTTTTCCTGAAGATAAACAGGCTGAAAATAGCGAAGGAACAACTCAATTTCATGAACAATTAATGGATGTTGTAGGTGAACCTTCAGAAGAAATCGTGAAGGTGAATGGAATTCAATCGGTCTTGCACAATTTAGAAAACGTAACGACTTCTATGTCATACGCAGCGATGCAAACAGGGAATAGTGAAGAATGGGCAAGAAAAAAAGAGAAACTATTACAACTGTTTGAAAAAGGTATTGTCGTTGTGAAACGTACGGAGGAGACGAAAGTAGCTAAAAAACAGCCTGTTGTGAAACAAGCTATTTCTGTAAAGAAAGAAGAAGTAGTTATAAAAAAAGAAAAACAGGAATCTGTACCATTTATTATTCAAAAAGTAATTCGGATGTTAGAACAAAACGATGTGGAACAATATTTCATTCATGCATATGCTGAAAAATTAAAAGTGAAGTTTGAGAATGCAACGATGATTACAGAAGAGGAAGTCATCGGATACATATTGGAAGATATGAGATCTCATTTCAATACTGAAAACGTATTTGAAAAAGAAGTACAAACGATTGCATTAATAGGTCCAACTGGTGTTGGAAAAACGACGACACTTGCGAAAATGGCATGGCAGTTTCATGCTAAGAGAAAAACAGTTGGTTTTATTACGACGGACCACTCTCGCATTGGAACAGTGCAGCAATTACAAGATTACGTAAAAACAATTGGGTCAGAAGTAATCGCTGTGCGAGATGAAGCAGCTATGACAAGGGCACTCAGTTATTTTAAAGAAGAAGCGCGCGTCGATTATATATTAATAGATACAGCCGGTAAAAATTATCGTACGTCAGAGACAGTTGAAGAGATGATTGAGACGATGGGACAAGTAGAGCCAGACTATATTTGTTTAACGTTATCAGCTTCCATGAAAAGTAAAGACATGATTGAAATTATTACGAACTTTAAAGATATTCATATAGATGGTATCGTGTTTACGAAATTTGATGAAACAGCGAGCAGTGGTGAATTGTTGAAAATTCCAGCTGTATCATCAGCTCCAATTGTATTAATGACAGATGGACAAGACGTGAAGCAACATATACATATCGCTACAGCTGAACATTTAGCAAAACAAATGTTACAAACATCGTAA
- the flhA gene encoding flagellar biosynthesis protein FlhA, with amino-acid sequence MFKMDSARTYFSIFLAASFVVALLIPLPPFILDIVIVFLLSMSVLIYMRATSINEWDELKSFPTMLLLIGIFRVSINVSTTRAILTDGNAGHVIEEFGQFVIGGNLLIGIVIFIVLIIFQFIVANGASRTAEVAARFTLDSLPGKQMSIDADLNQRLITEKDAQAKRKKLNMETEFYGAMDGAGKFIKGDVIFGIVILFVNIIFGLIVGMMQQGMSFADAAIHYTQLTVGDGIVNQIGSLMLAISTGIIVTRVFDGSADTVTEGIFKELLEHEVVVYALGGLFIAMGVFTPLPFLPFALVGGTIVFLGVRNKKRIKKEKEDELQKELEMIQGEDEQLQQVEDSFGVFTDKYPIIVELGLDLAALVKQKINGETARDKVVLMRKSIITDLGINVPGINFKDNTSFRPRGRYIIRIKGAKAAEGVLKSGYLLALKTPNVMADLDAEPAKDPIFGEDGYWILEHMVQDAQMKGYQVLEPLSILITHLDVVVRRNLHELIQRQHVKDLINSLETDNGVLLEEIKKKEIDLSLVQNVIKQLLKEGISIRDLPTIIEGIIDGKEIYQNHVDGVTAFVRECISKVICESAKNPDGKIYAALFADSIELDADVVNNSYQGYLLNWDLDLETRVVEQVQRVFKQARLMGREPVLLTRRKDFRFAIVRLLERYQIEAKVLCISELAPEIVVDQIAYIE; translated from the coding sequence TTGTTTAAGATGGATTCTGCAAGAACCTATTTTTCTATCTTTTTAGCAGCGTCATTCGTTGTGGCGCTCTTAATTCCACTTCCACCATTTATACTTGATATCGTTATCGTTTTTCTACTAAGTATGTCAGTGCTTATTTATATGCGAGCTACAAGTATTAACGAGTGGGATGAATTAAAGTCATTTCCGACGATGTTGTTATTAATCGGGATTTTCCGCGTATCGATTAACGTTTCGACGACGCGAGCGATTTTAACAGACGGAAATGCGGGTCATGTTATTGAAGAGTTCGGCCAGTTCGTAATTGGCGGAAACTTATTAATTGGTATCGTTATTTTTATAGTATTAATCATATTCCAGTTTATCGTTGCAAACGGTGCGTCTCGTACAGCTGAAGTAGCAGCTCGTTTTACACTTGATTCTTTACCAGGGAAACAAATGTCTATCGATGCTGACTTGAATCAGCGTCTTATTACAGAAAAAGATGCACAGGCGAAACGAAAAAAATTAAATATGGAAACAGAGTTTTACGGAGCGATGGATGGTGCCGGAAAGTTCATTAAAGGGGACGTTATTTTCGGGATTGTCATTTTATTCGTAAACATTATTTTCGGCTTAATTGTTGGTATGATGCAGCAAGGAATGAGCTTTGCAGATGCGGCTATTCACTATACACAGTTAACTGTCGGTGACGGAATTGTAAACCAAATCGGTTCGTTAATGCTTGCGATTTCAACAGGTATTATCGTAACGCGTGTATTTGACGGTTCAGCTGATACAGTAACTGAAGGAATCTTTAAAGAGTTATTAGAGCATGAAGTTGTTGTATATGCACTCGGTGGTTTATTTATCGCAATGGGTGTTTTTACACCGTTACCATTTCTACCCTTTGCTCTCGTTGGAGGCACGATTGTTTTCTTAGGAGTTCGTAATAAAAAGCGAATAAAGAAAGAAAAAGAAGACGAGCTTCAAAAAGAATTAGAAATGATTCAAGGCGAGGATGAGCAATTACAGCAAGTGGAAGATTCATTCGGCGTCTTTACGGATAAATATCCAATTATTGTAGAGCTCGGTTTAGATTTAGCGGCACTTGTAAAGCAGAAGATTAACGGGGAAACAGCTCGAGATAAAGTTGTTCTTATGAGGAAGTCAATTATTACCGACCTTGGAATTAACGTTCCGGGAATTAACTTTAAAGATAATACGAGCTTTAGACCACGCGGACGTTACATTATTCGTATTAAAGGTGCGAAGGCGGCTGAAGGTGTTTTAAAATCAGGTTATTTATTAGCACTGAAAACACCGAATGTAATGGCTGATTTAGATGCAGAGCCGGCGAAAGATCCAATTTTTGGTGAAGATGGATATTGGATTTTGGAGCATATGGTACAAGATGCACAAATGAAAGGCTATCAAGTGTTAGAGCCGCTCAGCATATTAATTACGCATTTAGATGTTGTCGTTAGACGTAATCTTCATGAGTTAATTCAGCGTCAACATGTGAAAGACTTGATTAACTCGCTTGAAACTGATAATGGCGTTTTATTAGAAGAAATTAAGAAGAAAGAAATCGATTTATCACTCGTGCAAAATGTTATTAAACAACTGCTGAAAGAAGGAATTTCAATTCGTGATTTACCAACAATTATTGAAGGTATTATTGACGGGAAAGAAATTTATCAAAACCATGTTGATGGTGTCACTGCATTTGTTCGTGAATGTATTTCAAAAGTTATTTGTGAGAGTGCGAAAAATCCTGATGGAAAAATTTATGCAGCGCTTTTCGCTGATTCAATCGAGTTAGATGCGGATGTTGTTAATAATTCATACCAAGGTTATTTATTAAACTGGGATTTAGATTTAGAAACGCGAGTAGTAGAGCAAGTACAGCGCGTTTTCAAACAAGCGCGTTTAATGGGAAGAGAGCCAGTATTATTAACACGCAGAAAAGATTTCAGATTTGCGATTGTGAGACTTCTTGAACGTTATCAAATAGAAGCTAAAGTATTATGTATTAGTGAATTGGCACCAGAAATTGTTGTAGATCAAATTGCTTATATTGAATAG
- the flhB gene encoding flagellar type III secretion system protein FlhB codes for MAKDNKTEKATPQKRKKSREEGNIARSKDLNNLFSILVLAVVVYFFGDWLGYEIAHSVAVLFDQIGKNTDSTEYFYLMGILLLKVSAPILILVYAFHLFNYMIQVGFLFSSKVLKPKASRINPKNYFTRLFSRKSLVDILKSLFYMGLIGYVSYVLFKKNLEKIVSMIGFNWTASLTEIISQIKFIFLAILIILIVLSIIDFIYQKWEYEQDIKMKKEEVKQEHKDNEGDQQVKGKRKNFMHAILQGTIAKKMDGATFIVNNPTHISVVLRYNKQVDAAPIVVAKGEDELALYIRTLAREQEIPMVENRPLARSLYYQVEEDETIPEDLYVAVIEVMRYLIQTKELEV; via the coding sequence ATGGCAAAGGATAATAAAACAGAAAAGGCCACCCCGCAGAAGCGTAAAAAATCGCGTGAAGAAGGGAATATCGCCCGGAGTAAAGATTTAAATAATTTATTTTCCATACTTGTATTAGCAGTTGTCGTTTACTTTTTCGGAGATTGGCTCGGCTATGAGATTGCACATTCCGTAGCGGTACTGTTTGATCAAATTGGAAAAAATACAGATTCGACCGAGTATTTTTATTTAATGGGTATATTACTTCTGAAAGTATCGGCTCCTATATTAATACTTGTATATGCTTTTCATTTGTTCAATTATATGATTCAAGTTGGTTTCTTATTTTCTTCTAAAGTACTTAAGCCGAAAGCATCACGTATTAATCCGAAAAACTATTTTACGAGATTGTTTAGTCGTAAAAGTTTAGTAGATATTTTGAAATCACTATTTTATATGGGATTAATCGGTTACGTTTCGTACGTTCTCTTTAAAAAGAATTTAGAGAAAATCGTTAGTATGATTGGATTTAACTGGACAGCGTCACTTACTGAAATTATTAGCCAAATTAAATTTATCTTTTTAGCCATTTTAATTATTTTAATCGTTCTTTCTATTATTGATTTCATTTATCAAAAATGGGAGTACGAACAAGATATTAAAATGAAAAAAGAAGAAGTGAAACAAGAGCATAAAGATAATGAAGGGGACCAGCAAGTAAAGGGGAAACGAAAAAACTTTATGCATGCTATCTTGCAAGGGACAATTGCGAAGAAGATGGATGGCGCAACGTTTATTGTGAACAACCCGACGCACATTTCAGTTGTGCTTCGTTACAATAAACAAGTTGATGCAGCGCCTATTGTCGTTGCAAAAGGGGAAGATGAGCTCGCATTATATATACGAACGCTTGCCCGTGAACAAGAAATACCAATGGTAGAGAACCGTCCGCTCGCTCGTTCTTTATATTATCAAGTCGAGGAAGATGAGACGATTCCAGAAGATTTATATGTAGCTGTAATTGAAGTTATGCGCTATTTAATTCAAACGAAAGAACTTGAAGTATAA
- a CDS encoding flagellar biosynthetic protein FliR, which translates to MNMELWAATFFAFCRITSFLYFLPFFSGRSIPAMAKVTFGLALSITVADQVDVSHIKTVWDVAAYAGTQIVIGLSLSKIVEMLWNIPKMAGHILDFDIGLSQASLFDVNAGSQSTLLSTIFDIFFLIIFISLGGINYFVATILKSFQYTEAISKLLTTSFLDSLLATLLFAITSAVEIALPLMGSLFIINFVLILIAKNAPQLNVFMNAYVIKITCGILFIAMSVPMLGYVFKNMTDVLLEEYTKLFNFFLTK; encoded by the coding sequence ATGAATATGGAATTATGGGCGGCGACGTTTTTTGCGTTTTGTCGCATTACTTCATTTTTATATTTTCTACCGTTTTTCTCAGGCCGATCAATTCCGGCGATGGCAAAGGTTACATTTGGACTCGCTCTTTCGATTACAGTGGCAGATCAAGTGGATGTCTCTCACATAAAGACAGTTTGGGATGTAGCAGCTTATGCAGGAACGCAAATTGTAATTGGATTATCACTTTCAAAAATTGTAGAGATGCTGTGGAACATTCCGAAAATGGCAGGGCATATTTTAGACTTTGATATCGGTTTATCACAGGCGAGTTTATTTGATGTAAATGCAGGATCACAGTCCACTTTGCTATCAACAATTTTTGATATATTTTTTCTTATTATTTTTATTTCACTGGGCGGCATTAACTATTTCGTTGCCACGATTTTAAAGTCGTTTCAATATACAGAGGCGATTTCAAAATTGTTGACGACTAGTTTTTTAGATAGTCTACTTGCAACGTTATTATTTGCAATTACATCAGCGGTTGAAATTGCTTTGCCACTTATGGGCAGTCTATTCATTATTAATTTCGTCCTTATTTTAATCGCAAAAAATGCACCGCAATTAAACGTTTTTATGAATGCGTACGTAATTAAAATAACGTGTGGTATTTTGTTTATTGCGATGAGTGTACCGATGCTCGGTTATGTGTTTAAAAATATGACAGACGTATTACTGGAAGAGTATACGAAACTATTTAACTTTTTCTTAACGAAGTAG
- a CDS encoding flagellar biosynthetic protein FliQ: protein MNTSPIIDIFQTFFYKGVMILMPIAVVSMIVVIIIAVIMAMMQIQEQTLTFLPKMASIVLVIIILGPWMFQELTMLILDLFDKIPSLLRSY, encoded by the coding sequence ATGAATACGTCACCAATTATAGATATTTTCCAAACCTTTTTTTATAAAGGGGTTATGATTTTAATGCCGATTGCCGTTGTAAGTATGATTGTCGTTATTATTATCGCGGTTATTATGGCGATGATGCAAATTCAAGAGCAAACGCTGACGTTTTTACCGAAAATGGCGAGTATTGTGCTCGTTATTATCATTTTAGGTCCGTGGATGTTTCAAGAGTTAACGATGCTTATTTTAGATTTATTTGATAAAATCCCATCGCTATTGCGTTCGTACTAA
- a CDS encoding flagellar type III secretion system pore protein FliP, with product MRIKKQLSLFAVIFAFSIIFSFVFVNPAYAAPNGFINFENGKEFTSNSSVQLFALVTLLSLSSSIVLLFTHFTYFMIVLGITRQGLGVMNLPPNQVLVGLALFLSLFTMQPVLGQLKSDVWDPMTKEKITVSQAAETTAPIMKDYMSKHTYKHDLKMMLKVRGEELPKDLKDLSLFTLVPSFTLTQIQKGLLTGMFIYLAFVFIDLIISTLLMYLGMMMVPPSILSLPFKILVFVYLGGYTKIVDIMFKTVA from the coding sequence ATGAGAATAAAGAAACAGTTATCGTTATTTGCCGTTATTTTCGCATTTTCTATTATTTTTTCATTTGTTTTTGTAAATCCAGCGTATGCAGCCCCGAACGGCTTTATTAATTTCGAAAATGGAAAAGAGTTTACGAGTAATTCAAGTGTACAACTATTCGCGCTCGTTACCCTTCTATCATTATCTTCTTCTATCGTTCTTTTATTTACGCATTTTACTTATTTTATGATTGTTCTTGGGATTACTCGTCAAGGGCTTGGGGTTATGAATTTACCACCGAACCAAGTGCTTGTTGGACTCGCATTATTTTTATCGCTGTTTACGATGCAGCCAGTGCTTGGTCAATTAAAGAGTGATGTGTGGGACCCGATGACGAAAGAAAAAATAACAGTAAGTCAAGCTGCGGAGACGACAGCTCCGATTATGAAAGATTATATGTCGAAGCATACGTATAAGCATGATTTGAAAATGATGCTGAAAGTGCGCGGAGAAGAGTTGCCGAAAGATTTAAAGGATCTTTCACTGTTTACGCTTGTGCCATCCTTTACGTTAACGCAAATTCAAAAAGGTTTACTTACAGGGATGTTCATTTATTTAGCGTTTGTCTTTATTGATTTAATTATTAGTACACTTTTAATGTACCTTGGGATGATGATGGTACCGCCGAGTATTTTAAGTTTACCATTTAAAATACTCGTTTTCGTATATTTAGGTGGATATACAAAAATCGTCGATATTATGTTTAAGACGGTCGCCTGA
- the fliN gene encoding flagellar motor switch protein FliN, giving the protein MKHEVSPVSLMGLEEFAGKRNEAGKAHIDTVSDISIELGVKLGKSSITLGDVKQLKVGDVLEVEKNLGHKVDVYLSDMKVGIGEAIVMDEKFGIIISEIEADKKHAALMKAQNQMQDKE; this is encoded by the coding sequence ATGAAGCATGAAGTATCTCCTGTGTCATTAATGGGATTAGAAGAATTTGCAGGGAAGCGAAATGAAGCGGGGAAGGCACATATTGATACCGTTTCAGACATTTCGATTGAACTTGGAGTAAAGCTTGGGAAGTCATCTATTACGCTTGGTGATGTGAAGCAGTTAAAAGTTGGCGATGTTCTTGAAGTAGAGAAAAATTTAGGACATAAAGTAGATGTATATTTAAGTGATATGAAAGTCGGTATTGGTGAGGCAATCGTAATGGACGAGAAGTTTGGCATTATTATTTCTGAAATTGAAGCTGATAAGAAACATGCAGCGCTTATGAAGGCACAAAATCAAATGCAGGATAAAGAGTAG
- the fliM gene encoding flagellar motor switch protein FliM: MSGDKLSQEQMDALLKAVNEGEEMPAFAQEAGKQDKFQEYDFNRPEKFGVEHLRSLQAIASTFGKQTSQTLSARMRIPIELEPSTVEQVPFTSEYVEKMPKDYYLYCVIDLGLPELGEIVIEIDLAFVIYIHECWLGGDSKRNFLMRRPLTAFEFLTLDNIFALLCKNLQQSFESVVAIEPKFVTTETDPNALKITTASDIISLLNVNMKTDFWNTTVRIGIPFLSVEEIMDKLTSENIVEHSSDKRKKYTSEVEVKVNQVYKPVHVAIGEQKMTMGEIEQIEEGDIIPLHTKVSDQLRGYVDGKHKFNCFIGKDGTRKALLFKSFIE, translated from the coding sequence ATGAGTGGCGATAAATTAAGTCAAGAGCAAATGGATGCCCTACTGAAGGCGGTAAATGAAGGCGAGGAAATGCCAGCTTTCGCACAAGAAGCAGGGAAGCAAGATAAATTTCAAGAGTATGATTTTAATAGACCGGAGAAGTTCGGTGTTGAGCATTTACGTAGTTTGCAAGCGATTGCGTCTACTTTTGGCAAACAGACGTCACAGACGTTGTCAGCGCGTATGCGTATTCCAATTGAACTAGAGCCTTCGACCGTTGAGCAAGTTCCGTTTACGAGTGAGTATGTGGAGAAAATGCCGAAAGATTACTATTTATATTGTGTTATTGATCTCGGCCTTCCAGAGCTTGGAGAAATTGTAATTGAAATTGATTTAGCGTTCGTTATTTATATTCATGAATGCTGGCTTGGCGGAGATAGTAAGCGTAACTTTTTAATGCGTAGACCGTTAACGGCGTTTGAGTTTTTAACGCTTGATAATATATTTGCTCTTCTTTGTAAAAATTTACAACAATCATTTGAAAGCGTTGTTGCGATTGAACCGAAATTTGTAACGACGGAGACAGATCCGAATGCGCTGAAGATTACGACAGCGAGCGATATTATTTCACTATTAAACGTAAATATGAAAACGGATTTTTGGAATACGACAGTTCGTATCGGTATTCCGTTCTTATCTGTTGAAGAAATTATGGATAAGTTAACGTCTGAAAATATTGTCGAACATTCTTCAGATAAGCGTAAAAAGTATACGTCTGAAGTAGAAGTGAAAGTAAATCAAGTGTACAAGCCTGTTCACGTTGCGATTGGTGAGCAGAAGATGACAATGGGCGAGATTGAGCAAATTGAAGAAGGCGATATTATTCCGCTTCATACAAAGGTTTCAGACCAACTACGTGGTTATGTAGATGGAAAGCATAAATTTAATTGTTTTATCGGGAAAGATGGAACGCGTAAGGCGCTCCTATTTAAAAGTTTTATAGAGTAG
- a CDS encoding flagellar motor switch protein FliN: MKLQDDIPLTIYFEIGNTKKKIEDLLHITKGTLYRLENSTENTVLIMLENEEIGTGKILTKNGKMYVEIVELKR, encoded by the coding sequence TTGAAATTACAAGATGATATTCCGTTAACAATTTATTTTGAAATCGGAAATACAAAAAAGAAAATTGAAGATCTGCTTCATATTACGAAAGGTACATTGTATCGTCTTGAAAATTCAACGGAAAATACGGTGCTTATTATGCTTGAGAATGAAGAGATTGGAACCGGAAAGATTTTGACGAAGAATGGAAAAATGTACGTTGAAATTGTTGAATTGAAAAGGTAG
- a CDS encoding flagellin yields MRINTNINSMLTQEYMRQNQDKMNVSMNRLSSGKRINSAADDAAGLAIATRMRAKENGLGVASRNTQDGISMIRTADSAMNSVSNILLRMRDLAVQSANGTNTNENRGALEKEFSALRDQIDYISTNTQFNGKTLLNGDNGFIKIHSYDDGQATAATGSAAPVVDPGTDPGTGTDPGTTKPAINGTIDIKLANVTSANLEGNEKKLNQISISATNAGTAGTEDDTTAINNANDAIKAIDGMIASIAGSRADLGATLNRLDFNVESLNNQASNMASSASQIEDADMVKEMSEMTKFKILNEAGISMLSQANQTPQMVSKLLQ; encoded by the coding sequence ATGAGAATCAATACAAACATTAATAGCATGCTTACGCAAGAATACATGCGTCAAAACCAAGACAAAATGAATGTTTCTATGAACCGTTTATCAAGCGGTAAACGTATTAACAGTGCAGCTGACGATGCAGCTGGACTTGCAATCGCTACTCGTATGCGTGCAAAAGAAAACGGATTAGGTGTTGCATCTCGTAATACACAAGATGGTATCTCTATGATTCGTACAGCTGATTCAGCAATGAACTCAGTATCTAACATCTTACTTCGTATGCGTGACCTAGCAGTTCAATCTGCCAACGGTACAAACACAAACGAAAACCGTGGTGCACTAGAAAAAGAATTTTCTGCATTAAGAGATCAAATTGATTACATTTCAACAAACACTCAGTTTAACGGAAAAACATTATTAAATGGTGATAATGGATTTATTAAAATCCATAGTTATGATGATGGACAAGCAACTGCTGCAACAGGATCAGCAGCTCCTGTTGTTGATCCTGGTACTGATCCTGGTACTGGTACTGATCCTGGTACTACAAAACCTGCTATTAACGGCACTATCGATATCAAACTAGCAAATGTTACAAGTGCTAATTTAGAAGGTAATGAAAAGAAACTTAACCAAATTTCTATCTCAGCAACAAACGCAGGCACTGCTGGAACTGAAGATGATACTACTGCTATCAATAATGCTAACGATGCAATTAAAGCTATCGATGGTATGATCGCATCTATCGCAGGTAGCCGTGCTGATTTAGGTGCTACATTAAACCGTCTAGACTTCAATGTAGAAAGCTTAAATAACCAAGCTTCTAACATGGCATCTTCTGCTTCTCAAATCGAAGACGCTGACATGGTGAAAGAAATGTCTGAAATGACTAAGTTCAAAATCTTGAACGAAGCTGGTATCAGCATGCTTTCTCAAGCAAACCAAACTCCACAAATGGTTTCTAAATTATTACAATAA
- a CDS encoding TerC family protein codes for MESIWLEYAWALLILIGLEGLLSADNALVLAVIAKHLPEEEKKRAINYGIIMAFVFRFAALFAISFIANVWQIQAIGAAYLLYLGLKHVIQAQFGKGNQNIHKDDEKKAAGKSYWFTVGKIALADLAFAIDSILAAVALALGLPDSPLDDFGGMDGGQFIVVLLGGIAGLILIKFAATWFVGLLEKRPALETTAYAIVAWVGVKLAVITLAHEDIGILNHDFPHSTTWTLIFYGVLVAIALIGWFAPGNKSAENNPER; via the coding sequence ATGGAGTCAATATGGCTAGAGTATGCTTGGGCATTATTAATTCTAATCGGATTAGAAGGTTTGTTATCAGCTGACAATGCCCTTGTACTAGCAGTTATAGCGAAACATTTACCCGAAGAAGAGAAAAAAAGAGCTATAAATTACGGAATCATTATGGCCTTTGTATTTCGATTTGCAGCCCTATTTGCCATTTCATTTATTGCAAATGTTTGGCAAATACAAGCGATAGGAGCAGCCTATCTTCTTTATTTAGGATTGAAGCATGTCATTCAGGCGCAATTCGGAAAAGGCAATCAAAATATTCATAAGGACGATGAAAAGAAAGCGGCAGGTAAAAGCTACTGGTTCACAGTAGGGAAGATTGCATTAGCTGACCTCGCGTTTGCAATTGATTCGATATTAGCTGCGGTTGCTCTTGCTCTGGGGCTTCCGGATTCACCGCTTGACGATTTCGGAGGTATGGATGGAGGACAGTTCATTGTTGTACTTCTTGGAGGGATCGCTGGACTTATTTTAATTAAATTTGCGGCAACTTGGTTTGTTGGGCTTCTTGAGAAACGGCCAGCATTGGAAACAACGGCATATGCGATTGTTGCTTGGGTTGGTGTCAAACTAGCTGTAATTACACTGGCTCATGAGGACATTGGTATTTTAAATCATGATTTTCCGCACAGTACAACTTGGACTTTAATCTTCTATGGAGTATTAGTTGCCATCGCACTAATTGGTTGGTTTGCACCGGGAAATAAGTCAGCCGAAAATAATCCCGAAAGGTAA